In a genomic window of Helianthus annuus cultivar XRQ/B chromosome 10, HanXRQr2.0-SUNRISE, whole genome shotgun sequence:
- the LOC110886151 gene encoding replication protein A 70 kDa DNA-binding subunit A, translated as MDNNGISGLRPKGPAPALEVRVIRKWVPKYRENELHFVFVDEEGMGIQAFVKGKNCKTLDSKLCLQTCYQIKGYGCTDPDNFTNTLTHPATMNLGNATVITSIPDNENIPKQYFELATRRRMEVQAKTEGIVDKKTHENRPYVVLSLKDCSNQDVTVALWEEIATVKSRFNRAEIEAGAAPVILAMTGLKAKTYYGTLQLSSTSSTHVYLNPQTVETETLKEMYKNSDMQNWEITTPTDLEVPISHLLQSNASIIGKSFIIRGKITEIMSYNDWYYTACPKCRQTVLQTGSNLVCVDDGNLDKAVCMYRIPVKISDKTGTITGTIFDRAANQLLQQTCEEALTKQNLTQQLQSMENKEAKFQIQVQPDLKNRSIRCTINNANYLHTETTYHTSTSTPPITTPQPVTPPPKGQNINYLSLNMS; from the exons ATGGACAACAACGGAATATCAGGATTGCGACCCAAAGGCCCAGCACCAGCGCTCGAAGTACGTGTCATTCGCAAGTGGGTGCCTAAGTATCGTGAAAACGAATTGCATTTTGTCTTCGTTGATGAAGAG GGAATGGGAATCCAGGCTTTTGTAAAAGGCAAAAACTGCAAAACTCTTGACTCAAAGTTATGCCTACAAACATGTTATCAAATAAAAGGTTACGGATGCACAGACCCAGACAACTTTACAAACACGTTGACCCATCCAGCTACAATGAACCTTGGAAATGCCACTGTCATCACCTCAATTCCAGACAATGAGAACATACCAAAACAATACTTTGAGCTAGCCACGCGCAGAAGAATGGAAGTTCAAGCGAAAACAGAAGGGATTGTAG ACAAAAAAACCCATGAGAATAGACCCTATGTTGTTCTATCACTCAAAGACTGCAG CAACCAAGACGTTACGGTTGCACTCTGGGAAGAAATAGCCACGGTCAAAAGTCGGTTCAACAGGGCTGAAATAGAAGCTGGAGCAGCACCTGTAATACTAGCGATGACAGGATTAAAAGCAAAAACATATTATG GCACGCTACaactatcttcaacaagttcTACACATGTCTACCTCAATCCACAAACAGTAGAGACGGAGACTTTAAAAGAAAT GTACAAAAACTCAGATATGCAAAACTGGGAAATCACTACACCAACAGACTTAGAGGTTCCAATTTCACACCTACTTCAAAGCAACGCTAGCATAATT GGCAAGAGTTTCATAATAAGGGGAAAAATAACAGAAATCATGTCATACAACGATTGGTACTACACCGCATGCCCTAAATGCCGTCAAACAGTGCTACAAACAGGTTCCAACTTGGTTTGTGTAGATGATGGAAACTTGGACAAGGCAGTTTGCAT GTACCGGATACCGGTAAAAATCTCAGACAAAACAGGAACAATCACCGGCACAATCTTTGATCGAGCAGCCAATCAACTTCTACAACAAACATGTGAAGAGGCGCTAACCAAACAGAACCTAACCCAACAACTCCAGTCGATGGAAAATAAGGAAGCGAAGTTCCAAATTCAAGTACAACCAGATCTCAAGAACCGTTCAATACGTTGCACTATCAACAACGCGAACTACCTGCATACAGAAACAACATACCACACCTCTACCAGCACACCACCTATAACAACCCCACAACCAGTAACACCGCCACCAAAAGGACAaaatataaattacctatcactAAACAT GTCTTGA